A window of Pseudophryne corroboree isolate aPseCor3 chromosome 1, aPseCor3.hap2, whole genome shotgun sequence genomic DNA:
GCCGCTACCACCCTCATACCAGCCTCACACCAGCGTCACTATACAGCCAGCCGCTACCAGCCTCATACCAGCCTCACACCAGCGTCACTATACAGCCAGCCGCTACCACCCTCATACCAGCCTCACACCAGCGTCACTATACAGCCAGCCGCTACCAGCCTCACCCCAGCGTCACTATACAGCCAGCCGCTACCACCCTCATAGATTACTCTCCATCACCACAAATCCTGCCCAAGCGCAACGTCCCATCACAGGTCCTTCAATCAGGCCGCGTCCGACACCCCCATCCCCCTACGATACTGCTATGTGTGACACCCCCATCAAAGGACCGGCAGCGCGGTCACATGGATCACTCCCGTCTCACCTGAATGTCCGCTGGTGTCCACCGCTGTCCCAAAAAAGATCAGGTACTCGGTGACGGAGGCATGCAAGACACATATGGACCCCATCCAGCCCCCGGCATTAATAAACACCCACTGCAGGTCCTCATCCGGCAAGATGTGTCCTGGGTGCTTCTTCCGGAGCTCCAGGATTATTTTGGTGAAGGCGACCTCATAATCTAGACCTGAGAAGAGATGGCGGGACATGTTACGAGGAGAGGCGGTGTCATCCCCCCACACTCCTCTGTCCCCACAGACATCATCCCCACCCACACTCTGCTGTCCCCGCAGGCATCATCCCCCCCCACACTCCACTGTCCCCACAGGCATCATCCCCCCACACTCTGCTGTCCCCACAGGCTTCATCCCCCCACCCACACTCCGCTGTCCCCACAGACATCATCCCCACCCACACTCCGCTGTCCCCGCAGGCTTCATCCCCCCACACTCCGCTGTCCCAGCAAGCTTCATACCCCCCACACTCCGCTGTCCCAGCAAGCTTCATACCCCCCACACTCCGCTGTCCCAGCAAGCTTCATCCCCCCCACACTCCGCTGTCCCCGCAGGCTTCATCCCCCCACCCTCCGCTGTCCCCGCAGGCTTCATCCCCCCACCTTCCGCTGTCCCCGCAGACATCATCCCCCCCACACTCCGCTGTCCCCGCAGGCTTCATTCCCCCCCACACTCCGCTGTCCCCGCAGACATCATCCCCCCCCCCACTGTCCCCGCAGGCATCATTCCCCCCCCACACACTCCACTGTCCCTGCAGGCATCATCCCCCCACACTCCGCTGTCCCCACAGGCATCATCCCCCCCACACTCCGCTGTCCCCACAGGCTTCATCCCCCCACCCACACTCCGCTGTCCCCACAGACATCATCCTCCCACACTCCGCTGTCCCCGCAGGCTTCATTCCCCCCCACACTCCGCTGTCCCCGCAGGCATCATCCCCCCCCACACTCCGCTGTCCCCGCAGGCTTCATTCCCCCCCACACTCCGCTGTCCCCGCAGACATCATCCCCCCCCCACTGTCCCCGTAGGCATCATTCCCCCCCACACACTCCACTGTCCCTGCAGGCATCATCCCCCCACCCTCCACTGTCCCCGCAGGCATCATCCCCCCACACTCCGCTGTCCCCACAGGCATCACCCCCCCCACACTCCGCTGTCCCCGCAGGCTTCATCCCCCCACCCTCCGCTGTCCCCGCAGGCTTCATCCCCCCCAATCCGCTGTCCCAGCAGGcttcatcccccccaccctccgctGTCCCAGCAGGCTTCATCCCCCCACCCTCCGCTGTCCCCACAGGCATCATCCCCCCACACTCTGCTGTCCCCACAGGCTTCATCCCCCCACCCACACTCCGCTGTCCCCACAGACATCATCCCCACCCACACTCCGCTGTCCCCGCAGGCTTCATCCCCCCACACTCCGCTGTCCCAGCAAGCTTCATCCCCCCCACACTCCGCTGTCCCAGCAAGCTTCATCCCCCCCACACTCCACTGTCCCCGCAGGCTTCATCCCCCCACCCTCCGCTGTCCCCGCAGGCTTCATCCCCCCACCTTCCGCTGTCCCCGCAGACATCATCCCCCCCACACTCCGCTGTCCCCGCAGACATCATCTCCCCTCCCCCACACTGCGCTGTCCCCGCAGacatcacccccccccacacactccgcTGTCCTCGCAGGCTTCATTCCCCCCCCACCCTCCGCTGTCCCCGCAGGCATCATCCCCCCACCCTCCGCTGTCCCCACAGGCATCATCCCCCCACACTCTGCTGTCCCCACAGGCTTCATCCCCCCCCACACtctgctatccccccccccccacactctgcTGTCCCCACAggcttcatccccccccccccccccacactctgcTGTCCCCACAGGCTTCATCCCCCCCCACACTCCGCTGTCCCCGCAGGCTTCATCCCCCCACACTCCGCTGTCCCCGCAGGCTTCATTCCCCCCCACACTCCGCTGTCCCCGCAGACATCATCCCCCCCCCACTGTCCCCGCAGGCATCATTCCCCCCCACACACTCCACTGTCCCTGCAGGCATCATCCCCCCACCCTCCACTGTCCCCGCAGGCATCATCCCCCCACACTCCGCTGTCCCCACATGCATCATCCCCCCCACACTCCGCTGTCCCCGCAGGCTTCATCCCCCACCCTCCGCTGTCCCCGCAGGCTTCATCCCCCCCAATCCGCTGTCCCAGCAGGCTTCATCCCCCCCCACACTCCGCTGTCCCAGCAGGCTTCATCCCCCCACACTCCGCTGTCCCAGCAggcttcatcccccccccccccccactccactgTCCCCGTAGGCTTCATCTCCCCCATGCTCCGCTGTTCCCGCAGGCATCATCCTCCCACACTCCGCTGTCCCCGCAGGCTTCATCCCCCCCCAGACATCATCCCCGAACCCTCCGCTATCCCCGCAGGCTTCATTCCCCCCTACTCACCCCCGTCCCCGCAGGCATCATCCCCCCACACTCCGCTGTCCCCGCAGGCATCATCCCCCCACCCTCCGCTGTCCCCACAGGCATCATCCCCCCACACTCTGCTGTCCCCACAGGCTTCATCCCCCCCCACACTCCGCTGTCTCCGCAGGCTTCATCCCCCCGACACTCCGCTGTCCCAGCAGGCTTCATCCCCCCCACACTCCGCTGTCCCAGCAGGcttcatcccccccaccctccgctGTCCCCGCAGacatcaccccccccacacactccgCTGTCCTCGCAGGCTTCATTCCCCCCCCACCCTCCGCTGTCCCCGCAGGCATCATCCCCCCACCCTCCGCTGTCCCCACAGGCATCATCCCCCCACACTCTGCTGTCCCCACAGGCTTCATCCCCCCCCACACTctgctatcccccccccccacactctgcTGTCCCCACAggcttcatcccccccccccacactctgcTGTCCCCACAGGCTTCATCCCCCCCCACACTCCGCTGTCCCCGCAGGCTTCATCCCCCCACACTCCGCTGTCCCCGCAGGCTTCATTCCACCCCACACTCCGCTGTCCCCGCAGACATCATCCCCCCCCCACTGTCCCCGCAGGCATCATTCCCCCCCACACACTCCACTGTCCCTGCAGGCATCATCCCCCCACCCTCCACTGTCCCCGCAGGCATCATCCCCCCACACTCCGCTGTCCCCACATGCATCATCCCCCCCACACTCCGCTGTCCCCGCAGGCTTCATCCCCCACCCTCCGCTGTCCCCGCAGGCTTCATCCCCCACCCTCCGCTGTCCCCGCAGGCTTCATCCCCCCCAATCCGCTGTCCCAGCAGGCTTCATCCCCCCCCACACTCCGCTGTCCCAGCAGGCTTCATCCCCCCACACTCCGCTGTCCCAGCAGGcttcatcccccctccccccccactccaCTGTCCCCGTAGGCTTCATCTCCCCCATGCTCCGCTGTTCCCGCAGGCATCATCCTCCCACACTCCGCTGTCCCCGCAGGCTTCATCTCCCCCATGCTCCGCTGTTCCCGCAGGCATCATCCTCCCACACTCCGCTGTCCCCGCAGGCTTCATCCCCCCCCAGACATCATCCCCGAACCCTCCGCTATCCCCGCAGGCTTCATTCCCCCCTACTCACCCCCGTCCCCGCAGGCATCATCCCCCCACACTCCGCTGTCCCCGCAGGCATCATCCCCCCACCCTCCGCTGTCCCCACAGGCATCATCCCCCCACACTCTGCTGTCCCCACAGGCTTCATCCCCCCCCACACTCCGCTGTCTCCGCAGGCTTCATCCCCCCGACACTCCGCTGTCCCAGCAGGCTTCATCCCCCCCACACTCCGCTGTCCCAGCAGGcttcatcccccccaccctccgctGTCCCCGCAGACATCATCCCTCCGCTGACCCCACAGGCATCATCCCCCACACTCTGCTGTCCCCACAGGCTTCATCCCCCCCACACTCCGCTGTCCCCGCAGACATCATCCCCCCCCCACTGTCCCCGCAggcatcattcccccccccccccccactccacttTCCCCGCAGGCATCATCCCCCCACAGGCATCATCCCCCCACACTCCGCTGTCCCCACAGGCATCATCCCCCCACACTCCGCTGTCCCCACAGGCATCATCCCCCCCCACACTCCGCTGTCCCCTGCAGGCTTCATCCCCCCCCCACACTCCGCTGTCCCCTGCAGGCTTCATCCCCCCACCCTCCGCTGTCCCCGCAGGCTTCATCCCCCCACACTCCGCTGTCCCAGCAGGCTTCATCCCCCCACACTCCGCTGTCCCAGCaggcttcacccccccccccccccactgtcccCGTAGGCTTCATCCCCCCCATGCTCTGCTGTTCCCGCAGGCATCATCCTCCCACACTCCGCTGTCCCCGCAGGCTTCATCCCCGAACCCTCTGCTATCCCTGCAGGCTTCATCCCCCCCTACTCACCCCTGTCCCCGCAGGCATCATCCCCCCACACTCCGCTGTCCCCGCAGACAtcatccccccccacccccactgtcCCCGCAggcatcattccccccccccccacacacacttcacTGTCCCCACAGGCATCATCCCCCCAGGCTTCATCCCCCCCACTCCGCTGTCCCAGCAGGCTTCATCCCCCCACACTCCGCTGTCCCAGCAGGCTTCATCCCCCCCCACACTCCGCTGTCCCAGCAGGCTTCATCCCCCCCCACACTCCGCTGTCCCAGCAGGCTTCATCCCCCCCACACTCCGCTGTCCCAGCAGGCTTCATCCCCCCCACACTCCGCTGTCCCCGCAggcttcatcccccccccccaccactgtcCCCGTAGGCTTCATCCCCCCCATGCTCCGCTGTTCCCGCAGGCTTCATCCCCCCACACTCCGCTGACCCAGCAGGCTTCATCCCCCCACACTCCGCTGTCCCCGCAGGCTTCATCCCCCCACACTCCGCTGACCCAGCAGGCTACATCCCCCCCCTACACTCCGCTGTCCCCGCAGGCATCATTCCCCCACACACCACTGACCCCACAAGTGCCCCCCCCAGACCACTGACCCCACAAGTGCCCCAACCCCACACCACTGACCCCACAAGTGCCCCCCCCCAGACCACTGACCCCACAAGTGCCCCAACCCCACACCACTGACCCCACAAGTGCCCCCCACCCCCAGACCACTGACCCCACAAGTGCCCCCCACCCCCAGACCACTGACCCCACAAGTGCCCCAACCCCACACCACTGACCCCACAAGTGCCCCCCCCCAGACCACTGACCCCACAAGTGCCCCAACCCCACACCACTGACcccacaagtgcccccccccccccacacacaccactgacCCCACATGAGCCCCCCCCACACACTACGCTCCCCCCGCCAGTGTCGGTGTCAGTCGCCCCCATGCTGTACGGTCTCCCTCCTCGGTTACCGGAGTGGCCCTTGGCCaggccggcgatctcctcccggctGAAGACGTAGGACTTGGAGCTGAGCCAGGACTGGATCCCCTGCACCAGCACGGCGGCCACGGCGATGACAGCTGCGGCCTTCACGGCCCCGGAGAACCCGCACAGCATGACGGGAGACGCCGGGAGCGGAGCTGTTACCGGGagacacactgctgctgctgccgccgcaccAACACCACGCCCCCTGACAGCCAGCCAATCACAGGCGGGACTCTGACACACGTCCACACAGCGCCACCTGCCAGCAGCGCGCCTGTACTACAGCCAGGCACCCGCACAGCGCGCACACTGCACTCACACTGTACTCACTGCACTCACACTGTACTCACACTGTACACccacactgcactccctgcacacccacactgcactcacactgtacacccacactgcactcacactgtacacccacactgcactccctgcacacccacactgcactcacactgtacacccacactgcactccctgcacactcacactgtacacccacactgcgctccctgcacacccacactgcactccctgcacacccacactacactcacactgtacacccacactgcactccctgcacacccacactgcactcacactgtacacccacactgcactccctgcacacccacactgcactccctgcacacccacactgcactcacactgtacacccacactgcactccctgcacatccACACTGCACTCACACTTTACACccacactgcactccctgcacacccacactgcactccctgcacacccacactgcactcacactgtacacccacactgcactccctgcacactcacactgtacacccacactgcgctccctgcacacccacactgcactccctgcacacccacactacactcacactgtacacccacactgcactcacactgtacacccacactgcactccctgcacactcACACTGTACACCCACACTGCGCTCCCTGCACACCCACACTGCGCTCCCTGCACACCCACACTCCACTCACACTGTACACCCACACTGCACTCACACTATACACACTCTGCActcacactgtacacacactgcactcacactgtacacactgcactcacacacaccctgcaccagtggcggatctagagagtggtgggcccaggtgtaacAATATGCATTGCCCCACCCCATATTCCACGACGCACTCATGGTCTCATTAAGAAGGGGCGTGGGTACAATAGTACCCCCCAAAAAATATGTTACGACTCACAGCAGcgatccttacacacattacaccgcacagcagcgatccttacacacattacactgcacagctgcgatccttacacacattacaccgcacagctgcgatccttacacacattacaccgcacagctgcgatccttacacacattacaccgcacagcagcgatccttacacacattacaccgcacagctgcgatccttacacacattacaccgcacagctgcgatccttacacacattacaccgcacagcatcgCTCCTTACACACATCACACCGCACACCatcgctccttacacacattacaccgcacagcagcgatccttacacacattacaccgcacagcaacgctccttacacacattacaccgcacagctgcgatccttacacacattacaccgcacagcagcgatccttacacacattacatcgcacagcaacgctccttacacacattacaccgcacagctgctatccttacacacattacaccgcacagctgcgatccttacacacattacaccgcacagctgcgatccttacacacattacaccgcacagctgcgatccttacacacattacaccgcacagctgcgatccttacacacgttacgccacacagctgtgatccttacacacgttacgccacacagctgtgatccttacacacgttacgccgcaCAGCTGCgatccttacacacgttacgccgcaCAGCTGTgatccttacacacgttacgccgcaCAGCTGCgatccttacacacgttacaccgcacagctgtgatccttacacacattacgccacgcagcagCGATCCCTACACACGTTACGCCgcacagacctactcagcgcttgcgatcacttcagactgcacacccacactgcactcacgcacactgcacacacccacacTGCACTCACACACATCCTGcacgccagggccgtaactagtacctcttttacaccaaaatccgcgGGTCgtagctgggagcctgacacgggtgctacccggctgcgacccgcatcagccccctttcccactgcagtcACCGGCCTGGCATGTTGCCTCTGACGCAGAGGGGGCAGTGTtagaagatcacatgatctccaagcgccgcaggtacattcactgtaaacgggaagccgggtcgatgcttccaactgggcccttttacaccgagcagcaacacgggttatgcacgctcatgtgcaataacccgcgttacggtggtcattctgagttgatcgctagctgcattcgttcgctgtgcagcgatgaggctaaaaaatcggcacttctgcgcatgcgtatgcggcacaatgtgcacgcgcgacgtacttttacaacggccgatgtagtttcacacagggtctagcgaagcttttcagtcgtactgctggccgcagagtgattgacatgaagtgggcgtttctgggtgtcaactgaccattttcagggagtgttcgaaaaaatgcagacgtgccaggaaaaacgc
This region includes:
- the SIGMAR1 gene encoding sigma non-opioid intracellular receptor 1, whose protein sequence is MLCGFSGAVKAAAVIAVAAVLVQGIQSWLSSKSYVFSREEIAGLAKGHSGLDYEVAFTKIILELRKKHPGHILPDEDLQWVFINAGGWMGSICVLHASVTEYLIFFGTAVDTSGHSGRYWAEISDTLLSGTFRRWKEGTTKSEIFYPGDTVVHEAGEATAVQWSAGTWMVEYGRGFIPSALGFALADTIFSTQDFVTFFYTLKVYTKGLLLETSTYLSELGVF